The following are encoded together in the Bacteroidales bacterium MB20-C3-3 genome:
- the metF gene encoding methylenetetrahydrofolate reductase [NAD(P)H] yields the protein MTVIEKIKSSKSPLFTFELLPPLKGHSIEKVYATIETLLDFNPAYINFTSHRNEVQYFEHPDGTLEKRTSRLRPGTIALAAAVKYKYNITVVPHLLCGGFTREETENALIEMSFLGIEDVFALRGDPPKGSRSFIPEKGGNNYASDLVKQINEMAGSRFCTGVAGYPEKHFEAPNLEIDMENLKKKVDEGAHYIATQMFFDNSAFFRFRDNCRKAGIEVPIIAGIKPISAMNDIKLLPQTFHIDIPADLYNAVNKCNSDEEVREVGIEWTTMQSRELIKEGVPGIHYYTLGRADNIARIVKASF from the coding sequence ATGACAGTAATAGAGAAAATTAAGAGCTCAAAGAGCCCCCTTTTTACATTTGAGTTGCTGCCTCCGCTTAAGGGGCACAGTATTGAGAAGGTATATGCAACCATTGAGACTCTTCTCGATTTTAACCCCGCCTATATCAACTTTACATCTCACAGAAACGAAGTGCAATATTTTGAGCACCCGGACGGTACTCTTGAAAAGAGGACATCGCGTCTCCGCCCCGGCACAATTGCGCTTGCAGCGGCAGTTAAATACAAATACAATATTACTGTTGTTCCGCACCTCCTTTGTGGTGGATTTACCCGTGAAGAGACTGAGAATGCATTAATTGAGATGTCGTTTCTGGGTATTGAGGATGTTTTTGCTCTGAGGGGAGACCCTCCTAAAGGGAGCAGAAGTTTTATCCCTGAAAAGGGGGGCAATAACTATGCTTCAGATTTAGTAAAACAAATAAACGAAATGGCCGGGAGCCGATTTTGCACAGGAGTTGCTGGTTATCCTGAGAAACACTTTGAAGCTCCAAATCTTGAGATTGATATGGAGAACCTTAAGAAAAAGGTAGATGAGGGGGCGCACTACATTGCAACTCAAATGTTCTTTGATAACTCTGCATTTTTCCGCTTTAGGGACAATTGCCGTAAGGCCGGAATTGAAGTTCCGATTATTGCCGGAATCAAACCAATATCGGCAATGAATGATATAAAACTGCTCCCTCAGACTTTTCATATTGATATCCCTGCAGATCTGTACAATGCAGTTAATAAATGCAATTCTGATGAAGAGGTTCGTGAAGTGGGAATTGAGTGGACCACAATGCAGTCCCGGGAACTTATAAAAGAGGGTGTTCCCGGTATTCACTACTATACACTTGGCAGGGCAGACAATATTGCCAGAATTGTCAAAGCCTCATTCTAG
- the metH gene encoding methionine synthase, whose product MDRSKYNLVVGLLNKKILVLDGAMGTMIQRRGLTEEDYRGERFAKYDRSLKGNNDLLSITRADVIADIHREYFEAGADIVSTNTFNANAISMADYGMEGLVYELNFAGAELAAKVAKEFGGKLVAGSMGPTNRTASMSADVNDPGSRGVTFDELAEAYAEQARGLIDGGVDILLVETVFDTLNAKAALFGIDKVFLEKDIFLPVMVSGTITDASGRTLTGQTLEAFLVSISHFPLLSTGLNCALGAEQLRPFIREISEKSPFFVSAHPNAGLPNEFGGYDQSAAYMASIAEDFVKSGWINIIGGCCGTTPDHIREIAKVAARYSPRVVPELPPVTRLSGLEVLEIRPESNFINVGERTNVSGSKKFARLIREEKYSEALAVAREQVEGGAQVIDICMDEAMLDSERAMVKFVNLIMSEPDISRLPLMLDSSRWEVLESGLKCVQGKSVVNSISLKEGEELFLERANLIRRYGASAVVMLFDERGQADTFERRKEVAERSYRLLVDKIGFPPEDIIFDPNVLAIATGIEEHSNYAVDFIKTTAWIKDNLPFAKVSGGISNLSFSFRGMDRIREAMHSVFLYHAIKAGLDMGIVNPGMLQVYSEIPDDLLKLTEDVVLNRRKDATERLIRYAEMSKDEAGAEMGVKKSDWRDLPVVERVRHSLVKGIDDHIDEDILEARTLFSRSIEVIEGPLMGGMNEVGDLFGAGKMFLPQVVKSARVMKRAVAVLEPYIQKESREGESRSAGKLLLATVKGDVHDIGKNIVSVVLSCNNYEIVDLGVMVPAEKIIERALEVGADAIGLSGLITPSLEEMVNVAQELERREIKLPLLVGGATTSEVHAAVKIATKYSGSVVHVKDASKAAGVLSSLLGNSSSDYISEMRRRYEIIREQHSSSAKKDNYISLESARANKFIWDGWVAPPPAKHGLQEFHDIDFDSVVKYIDWTFFFFAWKMSGRYPAILEDPVKGAEAKKLMADALIYLEEMKHKNLVSIDGVCGVFQAVSLGDDIEVWPADAGSSAGREAAAAAAASGLRVGAASGPAPLRLCFLRNQEKKQDAPNLSLADFIAPARSEGQAAGGAPGTTGRLAAPARLAAPDHLGAFVVTARLDEQRCAAYKEDDYASIMIKILADRLAEAAAEWIHHKMRSEIWGFSPSESLSLEQMFKADYQGIRPAPGYPACPEHTEKGKLFSLLEAQKRIGVSLTESFTMVPAASVSAYVFAHPKSAYFNVGKIGDDQLHDYANRKGMTPEEAAIWLTPNMNN is encoded by the coding sequence ATGGACAGGTCAAAATATAATTTGGTTGTAGGGTTACTGAATAAGAAAATTCTTGTGCTGGATGGTGCAATGGGTACAATGATTCAGCGCAGAGGTCTTACTGAGGAGGATTACAGAGGTGAGCGTTTTGCCAAATACGACCGGTCGCTGAAGGGGAATAATGATTTGCTGTCCATTACAAGGGCTGATGTGATTGCCGATATCCACCGGGAGTATTTTGAGGCTGGTGCGGATATAGTTTCCACTAATACTTTTAACGCTAATGCAATCTCTATGGCCGATTACGGGATGGAGGGGCTTGTCTATGAGCTTAATTTTGCCGGTGCTGAACTTGCTGCAAAGGTGGCAAAGGAGTTTGGAGGTAAACTGGTGGCGGGTTCAATGGGGCCGACAAACAGGACGGCAAGCATGTCGGCTGATGTAAATGACCCTGGTTCAAGGGGGGTAACCTTTGATGAGCTGGCGGAGGCATATGCAGAGCAGGCTCGGGGTTTGATTGATGGTGGGGTTGATATTTTGCTTGTGGAGACAGTTTTTGATACTTTAAATGCAAAAGCTGCTCTTTTTGGAATTGACAAAGTTTTTCTGGAAAAAGATATTTTTTTACCTGTAATGGTGTCCGGAACAATTACTGATGCAAGTGGAAGAACACTTACAGGACAGACTCTTGAGGCATTTCTGGTGAGTATTTCTCATTTTCCACTGCTGAGTACCGGACTCAATTGTGCACTTGGGGCGGAGCAGCTGAGGCCGTTTATCAGGGAGATTAGCGAGAAGTCGCCCTTTTTTGTGTCGGCGCACCCAAATGCGGGGTTGCCAAATGAATTTGGTGGCTATGATCAGAGTGCAGCCTACATGGCCTCTATTGCTGAAGATTTTGTGAAGAGTGGGTGGATTAATATTATAGGGGGGTGCTGCGGTACTACTCCTGACCATATACGGGAGATTGCAAAGGTTGCAGCCCGATACTCTCCCAGGGTGGTTCCTGAACTGCCTCCTGTCACAAGGCTGAGTGGGCTTGAGGTGCTTGAGATCAGGCCGGAGAGCAATTTTATAAATGTTGGTGAGCGGACAAATGTGTCGGGCTCTAAGAAGTTTGCCCGTCTTATAAGGGAGGAGAAGTATTCTGAGGCGCTTGCTGTGGCAAGGGAGCAGGTAGAGGGTGGTGCACAGGTGATTGATATCTGCATGGATGAGGCGATGCTTGACTCTGAGAGGGCAATGGTGAAGTTTGTAAATCTTATTATGTCTGAACCGGATATCTCAAGGCTTCCGCTGATGCTTGACTCATCAAGGTGGGAGGTACTTGAGAGTGGTCTTAAATGTGTTCAGGGTAAGAGCGTTGTCAATTCTATAAGTTTGAAGGAGGGTGAGGAGCTGTTTCTGGAAAGGGCAAATCTGATAAGGAGATATGGTGCATCGGCAGTAGTAATGCTGTTTGATGAGAGGGGCCAAGCCGATACATTTGAGAGGCGCAAGGAGGTGGCGGAGAGGAGCTACAGATTGCTGGTTGACAAAATTGGATTTCCTCCTGAGGATATAATTTTTGACCCAAATGTTCTCGCAATAGCTACTGGTATTGAGGAGCACTCAAATTATGCAGTTGATTTTATTAAAACAACGGCCTGGATTAAGGATAACCTCCCCTTCGCAAAGGTGAGCGGTGGTATAAGCAACCTCTCTTTTTCATTCAGAGGAATGGACAGGATTAGGGAGGCGATGCATTCGGTCTTCCTGTATCACGCTATAAAGGCGGGCCTGGATATGGGAATTGTTAATCCCGGTATGCTTCAGGTTTACAGTGAGATTCCTGATGATCTTCTAAAACTCACAGAGGATGTGGTCTTGAACAGGCGCAAGGATGCGACAGAGAGACTTATCAGATATGCAGAAATGAGCAAGGATGAGGCGGGAGCTGAAATGGGTGTAAAAAAATCTGACTGGCGTGACCTCCCGGTTGTTGAAAGGGTCAGACACTCCCTTGTAAAGGGGATTGATGATCATATTGATGAGGATATTCTTGAGGCGAGGACTCTCTTTTCCAGAAGTATTGAGGTTATTGAGGGGCCGCTGATGGGGGGAATGAACGAGGTTGGAGATCTCTTTGGTGCGGGAAAAATGTTTCTTCCTCAGGTTGTAAAGAGTGCAAGGGTTATGAAGAGGGCTGTTGCTGTCTTAGAGCCATACATCCAGAAGGAGAGCAGAGAGGGAGAATCAAGAAGTGCAGGAAAGTTGCTTCTTGCAACAGTTAAAGGTGATGTGCACGATATTGGAAAGAATATTGTTAGCGTTGTACTCTCTTGTAATAATTATGAAATTGTTGATCTGGGGGTTATGGTCCCTGCAGAGAAGATAATTGAGAGGGCATTAGAGGTTGGGGCCGATGCAATTGGTCTGAGCGGACTTATAACCCCATCTCTTGAGGAGATGGTAAATGTGGCTCAGGAGCTGGAGCGAAGAGAGATAAAGCTTCCTCTTCTTGTTGGGGGGGCAACCACCTCTGAGGTTCACGCAGCTGTGAAGATTGCTACTAAATACTCGGGGTCAGTTGTGCATGTTAAAGATGCATCAAAGGCTGCCGGGGTGCTCTCCTCTTTGCTGGGGAACTCCTCTTCTGACTATATTTCAGAGATGAGAAGGAGATATGAAATTATAAGGGAGCAGCATAGTTCATCGGCAAAAAAAGATAATTACATCTCTTTAGAGAGTGCTCGGGCAAACAAATTTATATGGGATGGATGGGTTGCCCCACCACCTGCAAAACATGGTCTTCAGGAGTTCCATGATATTGATTTTGACTCTGTCGTAAAGTATATTGACTGGACATTCTTCTTTTTTGCATGGAAGATGAGTGGTCGTTATCCTGCAATCCTGGAAGATCCGGTTAAAGGGGCTGAAGCAAAAAAACTTATGGCAGATGCACTTATCTATCTGGAGGAGATGAAACATAAAAACCTTGTCTCTATAGATGGTGTATGTGGTGTCTTCCAAGCCGTTTCTCTGGGTGATGACATAGAGGTGTGGCCGGCTGATGCCGGCAGCAGTGCGGGCCGCGAGGCCGCCGCTGCCGCGGCCGCCTCCGGCCTCCGCGTGGGCGCGGCCTCCGGCCCCGCCCCGCTCCGCCTCTGCTTCCTGCGGAATCAGGAGAAGAAGCAAGATGCCCCTAACCTATCTCTTGCAGACTTTATCGCTCCTGCCCGGAGCGAGGGCCAGGCAGCCGGTGGTGCCCCCGGCACCACCGGCCGCCTGGCCGCACCTGCCCGCCTGGCCGCACCGGACCACCTTGGTGCATTTGTTGTTACAGCCAGATTGGATGAGCAGAGGTGCGCAGCTTACAAAGAGGATGACTACGCATCAATAATGATAAAAATTCTGGCAGATCGTCTGGCCGAGGCGGCGGCTGAGTGGATTCATCACAAAATGAGATCTGAAATATGGGGATTTTCCCCTTCAGAAAGTCTCTCGTTGGAGCAGATGTTTAAAGCCGATTATCAGGGAATAAGGCCTGCTCCCGGGTACCCGGCATGTCCTGAACATACAGAGAAGGGAAAACTCTTCTCTCTTCTTGAAGCTCAGAAGCGTATAGGTGTTTCTCTTACAGAGAGCTTCACAATGGTTCCCGCTGCCTCTGTAAGTGCATATGTATTTGCACATCCTAAATCGGCCTACTTTAATGTAGGAAAAATTGGTGATGATCAGTTGCATGATTACGCAAACAGAAAGGGGATGACTCCGGAGGAGGCTGCAATCTGGCTTACCCCCAATATGAATAACTGA